From Pseudoalteromonas rubra, one genomic window encodes:
- a CDS encoding DUF2062 domain-containing protein, with protein MPKKTIQRFLPDHNKIKQQKSLKIFGSLLHDANLWHLNRRSARGAFSVGLFFAFIPVPFQMVLAAALAIPFRVNLPLSIALVWITNPLTMPPIFYASYQVGAFALGQEEQPFHFEASWNWLVESLSTIGPAFMVGSLICACMAAILGFFVIDFLWRRSVNKAWAERNQQSN; from the coding sequence ATGCCAAAAAAGACGATCCAAAGGTTTCTACCCGATCACAACAAGATCAAACAGCAAAAGTCGCTGAAAATATTCGGCAGTTTGTTACATGACGCAAACCTTTGGCATTTAAATCGCCGCTCGGCGCGGGGGGCCTTCTCCGTCGGCCTGTTCTTTGCTTTCATCCCTGTTCCTTTTCAAATGGTCCTTGCAGCCGCCCTGGCTATCCCTTTCAGAGTCAATTTACCACTTTCCATCGCGTTGGTGTGGATCACTAACCCACTGACTATGCCCCCTATTTTCTATGCATCTTATCAGGTTGGCGCATTCGCACTGGGCCAGGAAGAGCAACCGTTTCACTTTGAAGCCAGCTGGAACTGGCTGGTCGAGAGCCTCTCAACCATCGGGCCCGCATTTATGGTCGGCTCGCTGATCTGCGCCTGTATGGCCGCCATTTTGGGCTTCTTTGTTATCGACTTTTTGTGGCGCCGCTCGGTAAATAAAGCCTGGGCTGAACGTAACCAACAATCCAACTAA
- a CDS encoding SDR family oxidoreductase, protein MDIKNKAVVITGGAQGLGFAMATELAKMGAKLALIDMQEEQLQEAATELRALDVEVKTYVANVSLESDVEQVFNDIVADLGKISVLVNNAGILRDGLLLKAKDGEVTDKMSLQQFQSVLDVNLTGVFLCGREAATKMVEGQEGGVIINMSSVARAGNMGQTNYSAAKAGVVAMTTSWAKELGRYGIRVGAIAPGVIRTQMTDAMKPEAKERLLKMKPVGRLGEAGEIAHTAKYIIENDFFTGRVVEIDGGIRL, encoded by the coding sequence ATGGATATAAAGAATAAAGCGGTGGTGATCACCGGTGGTGCGCAAGGCCTTGGCTTTGCGATGGCAACGGAACTTGCCAAAATGGGTGCCAAACTGGCACTGATTGACATGCAGGAAGAGCAGCTGCAAGAAGCAGCCACAGAACTTAGAGCACTGGATGTTGAAGTAAAAACGTATGTGGCTAATGTCAGTCTGGAAAGTGACGTTGAGCAAGTGTTTAACGACATAGTCGCAGATCTGGGTAAGATTTCCGTGCTGGTTAACAATGCAGGCATTTTGCGTGATGGCCTGCTATTAAAAGCCAAAGACGGAGAAGTGACTGATAAGATGTCATTGCAACAGTTCCAGTCTGTGCTTGATGTTAACTTAACCGGGGTTTTCCTATGTGGCCGTGAAGCGGCAACTAAGATGGTAGAAGGCCAGGAAGGGGGCGTTATCATCAATATGTCGAGTGTTGCACGAGCAGGTAACATGGGCCAGACCAACTACTCAGCCGCCAAAGCGGGTGTTGTTGCGATGACAACGTCCTGGGCCAAAGAACTTGGTCGTTATGGTATTCGTGTCGGTGCAATCGCACCCGGTGTGATCCGCACGCAGATGACGGACGCAATGAAACCAGAAGCCAAAGAACGACTGCTGAAGATGAAACCCGTTGGTCGTCTGGGTGAAGCGGGCGAGATAGCCCATACAGCAAAATACATCATCGAGAATGACTTTTTCACTGGTCGTGTAGTAGAAATTGACGGCGGGATCAGACTCTGA
- the mmsB gene encoding 3-hydroxyisobutyrate dehydrogenase, translating to MAKIGFIGLGNMGGPMAANLVKAGHQVTVFDLSAEAVAHLVSLGAMAADKVSDVCSGADFVVSMLPASKHVRMIYTGEDGLINYLEKSTLVIDCSTIDAESAQFVGSALTDAGIAFVDAPVSGGVAGAAAGTLTFIVGGNDDDFNKAQTVLNDMGKNIFHAGAVGAGQVAKICNNMLLSILMAGTSEALQMGVDHGLDPKVLSEIMLNSSGRNWTLELYNPCPDVLENVPSSNGYKPGFMVDLMAKDLGLAMQAAQQTNSATPMGALAKNLYNLMQNQGSGSEDFSAIFKLYSQKQ from the coding sequence ATGGCAAAGATTGGATTTATTGGTTTAGGAAATATGGGTGGCCCAATGGCCGCCAATTTGGTGAAAGCCGGGCACCAGGTCACTGTGTTTGATCTCAGTGCTGAAGCCGTGGCACACCTTGTATCGCTGGGCGCTATGGCAGCAGACAAAGTCTCTGATGTTTGCTCTGGGGCCGATTTTGTCGTGAGTATGTTACCTGCCAGCAAGCATGTGCGGATGATTTATACTGGCGAAGATGGCTTAATCAACTATCTTGAAAAGTCGACGCTGGTAATAGACTGCTCAACCATAGATGCAGAATCAGCGCAGTTTGTTGGCAGCGCTCTGACCGACGCCGGCATTGCGTTTGTTGATGCTCCTGTTTCAGGTGGTGTTGCTGGTGCTGCTGCGGGTACACTGACCTTTATCGTTGGCGGTAATGACGATGACTTCAATAAAGCGCAAACCGTCCTTAACGACATGGGAAAGAATATTTTCCATGCCGGTGCTGTGGGAGCAGGCCAGGTCGCTAAGATCTGTAATAATATGCTGCTATCAATACTCATGGCAGGCACCAGTGAAGCACTGCAAATGGGCGTTGACCACGGCCTTGATCCAAAAGTATTGAGCGAGATTATGCTCAACAGCTCGGGTCGCAACTGGACACTGGAGTTATATAACCCATGTCCGGACGTATTAGAGAATGTGCCTTCGTCAAATGGGTATAAACCTGGATTTATGGTTGATTTGATGGCCAAAGATCTGGGCCTGGCGATGCAGGCGGCACAGCAAACAAACTCGGCTACGCCGATGGGGGCACTGGCAAAAAATCTCTACAACCTGATGCAGAATCAGGGCAGTGGCAGTGAAGATTTTAGTGCTATTTTTAAACTCTATTCACAAAAGCAGTAA
- a CDS encoding enoyl-CoA hydratase/isomerase family protein: MVELQLLNQADAPVVFELAHCNNGMKVAVATLNAPKALNALNLEMIRLLEPQLKVWAEDEQVAMVLLKGAGEKAFCAGGDVVSLYNAMAAEDGNNHLEIFFAEEYRLDYHIHNYDKPILLWGNGIIMGGGLGLMAGASHRVVTESSRIAMPEITIGLYPDVGGSYFLNKMPAGVGLFLGLTGASINATDAKFVGLADHYMDGERLDMLLHNLSEVNWGKTNVLNHEKLTQLLISLDEASHIPPRSEIKPLAESFAKLAELDTLEAQVEHILALDSAENKWLSKAQKALKHGSPFSAVLIQAQLNRAEGLSLKDCFQRELAMSVRCGEVGEFREGVRALLIDKDGQPQWQFKTIADVDSKVIDSFFAPRWEESTHPLADL, from the coding sequence ATGGTTGAATTACAGTTACTGAACCAGGCAGATGCCCCTGTGGTATTTGAGTTGGCGCACTGTAATAACGGCATGAAGGTGGCAGTGGCCACCCTCAATGCGCCAAAAGCACTCAATGCACTTAACCTGGAAATGATCCGCCTACTCGAACCACAGCTCAAAGTGTGGGCTGAAGACGAGCAGGTAGCTATGGTATTGCTCAAAGGCGCGGGAGAGAAAGCTTTCTGTGCCGGTGGTGATGTGGTTAGCCTGTACAATGCAATGGCCGCGGAAGATGGCAATAACCATCTGGAAATCTTCTTTGCTGAGGAATATCGTCTCGATTATCACATCCATAATTATGATAAACCGATCCTGTTGTGGGGCAATGGTATTATCATGGGGGGTGGCCTTGGCCTGATGGCTGGAGCCAGTCATCGTGTAGTGACTGAGTCGTCACGCATTGCCATGCCGGAGATCACCATTGGATTATATCCTGATGTGGGTGGCAGCTATTTCCTGAACAAAATGCCGGCCGGTGTGGGTTTATTCCTGGGCCTGACGGGTGCCTCTATCAATGCCACTGATGCCAAATTTGTTGGTCTGGCCGATCATTATATGGATGGTGAACGGTTGGATATGCTGCTGCACAATCTCAGTGAAGTCAATTGGGGTAAGACCAACGTACTCAATCATGAGAAATTGACTCAGCTACTTATTTCCCTCGATGAAGCGTCGCACATTCCGCCGCGCAGCGAAATCAAGCCGCTGGCTGAGTCTTTTGCTAAATTGGCTGAGCTAGACACGCTGGAGGCCCAGGTTGAGCACATTCTGGCCCTCGATAGCGCAGAGAATAAATGGCTGAGCAAGGCGCAAAAAGCGCTAAAACATGGTTCTCCGTTTAGTGCCGTGTTAATCCAGGCACAACTAAATCGTGCCGAAGGGTTGTCACTCAAAGATTGCTTTCAACGCGAGCTGGCAATGTCGGTGCGTTGCGGTGAAGTGGGCGAGTTCCGTGAAGGTGTGCGTGCGCTGTTGATTGACAAAGACGGACAACCACAATGGCAGTTTAAGACCATTGCTGACGTAGACAGCAAAGTGATAGACAGCTTTTTTGCACCACGCTGGGAAGAGAGCACACATCCCCTGGCTGATCTGTAA
- a CDS encoding enoyl-CoA hydratase — protein MSAQLKLEKQGHIAIVTMSNPPANTWTRDTLVGLKELVNELNADKNIYSLVITGEGEKFFSAGADLNVFADGDKGVAADMSRVFGEAFETLSDFRGVSIAAINGFAMGGGLEVALACDIRIAEAQAQMALPEAKVGLLPCAGGTQNLSWLVGEGWAKRMILCGERLKADKAREIGLVEEVVEQGKALEAALELANKVEDQSPVAVTACKALIQKGRTGTINSALPLERELFVTLFDTQDQKEGVNAFLEKRKANWVNG, from the coding sequence ATGTCAGCACAATTGAAACTCGAAAAACAAGGTCACATCGCGATAGTCACTATGTCGAACCCACCGGCTAACACCTGGACTCGCGACACTTTGGTAGGCCTTAAAGAGCTGGTGAACGAGCTGAATGCCGATAAAAACATTTATTCATTGGTGATCACCGGGGAAGGTGAAAAGTTCTTTTCTGCCGGTGCCGATCTGAATGTGTTCGCCGATGGCGACAAAGGGGTTGCGGCCGACATGTCTCGCGTATTTGGCGAAGCATTTGAAACACTGAGTGACTTCCGTGGTGTGTCTATCGCCGCCATTAACGGCTTTGCAATGGGTGGTGGCCTGGAAGTCGCGCTGGCCTGTGACATTCGTATTGCAGAAGCGCAGGCTCAAATGGCACTGCCAGAAGCCAAAGTGGGCTTACTGCCTTGTGCCGGTGGTACGCAAAACCTGTCCTGGTTGGTAGGCGAAGGCTGGGCTAAGCGCATGATTCTGTGTGGCGAGCGCCTCAAAGCGGATAAAGCGCGGGAGATTGGACTGGTTGAAGAAGTGGTTGAGCAGGGCAAAGCGCTTGAAGCTGCACTGGAGCTGGCTAACAAAGTTGAAGATCAAAGCCCAGTGGCCGTTACCGCCTGTAAAGCACTGATCCAAAAAGGTCGCACAGGGACCATCAACAGTGCATTACCGCTTGAGCGCGAACTGTTTGTGACTTTGTTCGACACACAAGATCAGAAAGAGGGCGTGAATGCCTTCTTGGAAAAACGTAAAGCAAACTGGGTGAATGGCTAA
- a CDS encoding acyl-CoA dehydrogenase family protein, whose protein sequence is MDFNLNEDQQAFAETAYQFAMSELAPHAAEWDQKHIFPKDVIKKAGELGFCGLYTPEEAGGLGLSRLDSSIIFEQLSMGCTATTAMLTIHNMATWMIASFATDAVKEQYMDQLVMGELLASYCLTEPGSGSDAASLKTKAVLEGDEYVLNGSKMFISGAGETDVLVVMARTGEDGPKGISAFVVPADAEGVIYGKAEEKMGWNAQPTRLVTFEDVRIPAANLMGKEGEGFKFAMQGLDGGRINIATCSIGTAQQALNTAKEYMQERQQFGKPLAAFQALQFKIADMNTELVAARQMVRLAAFKLDSNDSEKTTYCAMAKRFATDVGTKVCDDALQIHGGYGYIKEYPLERHLRDVRVHQILEGTNEIMRVIIARRILAEGAASVL, encoded by the coding sequence ATGGACTTTAATCTCAACGAAGATCAACAGGCATTCGCCGAAACCGCATATCAGTTCGCCATGAGTGAACTGGCACCCCATGCAGCTGAATGGGATCAGAAACACATTTTCCCTAAAGACGTCATTAAAAAAGCTGGTGAGCTGGGTTTTTGTGGCTTATACACACCGGAAGAAGCGGGTGGTCTGGGTCTGTCGCGTCTGGATTCAAGCATTATTTTTGAGCAATTATCGATGGGTTGTACGGCAACCACGGCGATGCTGACTATACACAACATGGCGACCTGGATGATCGCCAGCTTCGCAACCGATGCGGTAAAAGAGCAATACATGGACCAGTTGGTGATGGGGGAGCTATTGGCTTCTTACTGCCTGACTGAACCTGGCTCGGGCTCTGATGCGGCGTCTTTGAAAACGAAAGCTGTGCTGGAAGGCGATGAGTATGTTCTGAACGGCTCAAAAATGTTCATCTCAGGCGCGGGTGAGACCGATGTACTGGTCGTAATGGCCCGAACGGGTGAAGACGGTCCTAAAGGCATTTCGGCTTTTGTTGTGCCGGCAGACGCCGAGGGTGTCATCTATGGTAAAGCAGAAGAAAAAATGGGCTGGAACGCTCAGCCGACCCGTCTGGTCACGTTTGAAGATGTGCGTATTCCTGCTGCCAATCTGATGGGCAAAGAAGGCGAAGGGTTTAAATTTGCCATGCAAGGTTTGGACGGTGGGCGTATCAACATTGCCACCTGTTCAATCGGCACTGCACAACAGGCGTTAAATACAGCCAAAGAATATATGCAGGAGCGTCAGCAGTTTGGTAAGCCATTGGCGGCTTTCCAGGCACTTCAATTTAAGATTGCTGACATGAACACAGAACTGGTTGCTGCGCGTCAGATGGTTCGCCTGGCGGCCTTTAAACTAGACAGCAACGACAGTGAAAAAACCACTTATTGTGCCATGGCTAAACGCTTTGCGACCGATGTTGGCACTAAGGTTTGTGATGATGCATTACAAATTCATGGTGGTTATGGCTACATCAAAGAATACCCACTTGAGCGCCACCTGCGTGATGTACGCGTTCATCAAATTCTGGAAGGCACCAATGAGATCATGCGGGTGATCATTGCACGCCGAATTTTAGCCGAAGGCGCAGCAAGCGTATTGTAA
- a CDS encoding CoA-acylating methylmalonate-semialdehyde dehydrogenase, giving the protein MHQVPLYINGEFTQSQSDKWLDVVNPANQEVLAQVPCATHDEVQAAITSAQEAFKTWRNVPVTERARIMMRYAALLKEHQEEIATIICHELGKTFEDAKGDVWRGIEVVEQAANAPALMMGETVENVARNIDTYSYIQPLGVCAGITPFNFPAMIPLWMFPMAIVCGNTFVLKPSEQDPLTPMRLVELFEEAGAPKGVLQVVHGAKEQVDQILTAPEVRAISFVGSCGVGSYIYSKGTENLKRVQACVGAKNHMVIMPDASREQTINNLVGASVGAAGQRCMGISVAVFVGKSKEWIDDLKAGLEKVRPGVWNDPEAAYGPQTSAQAKARILSLIESGKQQGATCLLDGSDFTVEGYENGNWVGPTLFTDVTPEMDIYKQEIFGPVLNCVCVDTLEEAITLVNNSPYGNGTSLFTASGAAARKFQHEIEVGQVGINIPIPVPLPFFSFTGWKNSFYGDQHTYGKQGVRFYTETKTITSRWFADEAVTGPNMSINLR; this is encoded by the coding sequence ATGCACCAGGTACCATTATACATCAACGGTGAATTTACCCAGTCTCAGTCTGACAAGTGGTTAGATGTCGTCAATCCGGCGAATCAGGAAGTTTTGGCGCAGGTGCCATGTGCGACGCACGATGAAGTACAGGCTGCTATCACGTCAGCACAAGAGGCATTCAAGACCTGGCGTAATGTGCCAGTAACGGAGCGTGCGCGCATTATGATGCGTTATGCTGCATTGCTGAAAGAGCACCAGGAAGAAATTGCGACCATTATCTGCCATGAACTTGGTAAGACCTTTGAAGATGCCAAGGGCGATGTATGGCGTGGAATTGAAGTCGTGGAGCAGGCTGCAAATGCACCGGCGCTGATGATGGGCGAAACGGTTGAGAACGTTGCCCGTAACATCGACACTTATTCTTATATTCAACCGCTGGGTGTGTGTGCGGGTATTACACCGTTCAACTTCCCGGCGATGATCCCATTGTGGATGTTCCCAATGGCGATTGTGTGTGGTAACACATTTGTATTAAAACCATCTGAGCAAGACCCCCTGACGCCAATGCGTCTGGTAGAGCTGTTCGAGGAAGCAGGGGCACCAAAAGGGGTTCTGCAAGTTGTACACGGTGCAAAAGAGCAGGTTGACCAAATTCTGACAGCGCCTGAAGTACGCGCAATTTCTTTTGTTGGCTCATGTGGTGTAGGTTCTTACATCTACAGTAAAGGCACTGAGAACCTGAAACGTGTTCAGGCCTGTGTAGGCGCGAAAAACCATATGGTGATCATGCCTGATGCCAGTCGCGAGCAAACCATCAATAACCTGGTCGGTGCATCTGTGGGTGCAGCGGGTCAGCGTTGTATGGGTATCTCCGTTGCGGTCTTCGTTGGCAAGTCCAAAGAGTGGATCGACGACTTAAAAGCCGGCCTTGAAAAGGTACGCCCGGGTGTGTGGAACGACCCCGAAGCGGCTTACGGCCCGCAAACCTCGGCCCAGGCCAAGGCACGTATTTTGTCACTGATCGAAAGTGGTAAACAACAAGGCGCAACGTGTTTGCTGGATGGCTCAGACTTTACGGTTGAAGGCTACGAAAATGGCAACTGGGTTGGTCCAACTTTGTTCACAGACGTGACACCAGAGATGGATATCTACAAGCAAGAGATTTTTGGCCCGGTACTAAACTGCGTCTGTGTTGATACGCTGGAAGAAGCCATTACGCTGGTGAATAATAGCCCATATGGTAACGGCACTTCCTTGTTCACTGCGAGTGGTGCAGCGGCACGTAAGTTCCAGCATGAAATCGAAGTTGGTCAGGTAGGCATTAATATTCCAATTCCTGTGCCATTGCCGTTCTTCTCATTCACCGGTTGGAAAAACTCTTTCTATGGTGATCAACACACGTATGGCAAGCAGGGTGTACGTTTCTACACTGAAACCAAGACCATCACATCGCGCTGGTTTGCTGATGAGGCCGTAACGGGCCCTAACATGAGCATTAACCTGCGATAA